TGCCGACGGACTCTATGGTATTTCCACTCTCCCAAGCCTTTTAAAAAAACGGCCCGCTTCCACTGTCTTGACACCACATCCGGGTGAGATGGCAACGCTCTTGGGTTGGCAAACACAAGAGGTACAAAAAACCCGCATTGCGGTGACTCTGGATGCCGCAAAATTATGGCAGTGCAGTGTTCTTTTAAAAGGATTCCGCTCGTTGGTTGCACTCAAAAATGGAGATCTTTATGTGAACCCAACCGGAAATCCCGGTATGGCGACCGCTGGCATGGGGGATGTATTGTCCGGCGTTATCGGTGGTTTGGTCGCACAGGGGGCCGATGCGGAATTGGCAACGCTTGCAGGTGTTTATTTACATGGGTTTGCGGGCGATTTGGCCGTCAAAGAACAGGGAGAAAAAGGGTTGATTGCGTCCGATGTTTTGCGGTATCTACCCAAGGCGATACTAATAATGCAAAAATCAAAAATCAAATTGTAAAATGACAAATCAAAAATCAAAAATTTTTGAAACAAACTCTGTTGAAGAAACCAAAAAACTTGCAAAAAAGTTGGCGGTGGATTTAGCGCCCGGCTCCATTTTGGCATTGGTGGGTGATTTGGGAAGTGGGAAAACCAGTTTTGTTCAGGGGTTGGCGGAGGGACTAAACATTTCAGAAAAAATTCCTGTTTCCTCTCCAACATTTGTTTTGATCCACGAATATCCGGGCGGAAGACTTCCCTTGTATCATTTTGATTTTTATCGTTTGAAAAACAAAGAAGAAGCTTTTGGATTGGGGCTTGAAGAATATTTTGAGGGAGATGGTATCACCGTGGTGGAGTGGGCCGATCGTTTTAAGGAACTATTTCCCGAAACAACCCAGTGGGTGCATTTCAAAATTATCGGGGAAGAGAAAAGAGAAATTAGTTAAAATGCTTATCGTTCAAAAATTTGGTGGAACTTCTATTGCCAATCTGGAGCGCATTCGCAGTGCTGGTCAACGCGTGTTAAAAACGTGCGGGGAAGGGCATCAGGTTGTTGTTGTTCTTTCCGCACCGGCTGGTGAAACGGATTCTCTTTTGAAGTTGGCCG
This Deltaproteobacteria bacterium DNA region includes the following protein-coding sequences:
- the tsaE gene encoding tRNA (adenosine(37)-N6)-threonylcarbamoyltransferase complex ATPase subunit type 1 TsaE; protein product: MTNQKSKIFETNSVEETKKLAKKLAVDLAPGSILALVGDLGSGKTSFVQGLAEGLNISEKIPVSSPTFVLIHEYPGGRLPLYHFDFYRLKNKEEAFGLGLEEYFEGDGITVVEWADRFKELFPETTQWVHFKIIGEEKREIS